In Trichomycterus rosablanca isolate fTriRos1 chromosome 2, fTriRos1.hap1, whole genome shotgun sequence, the genomic window AACACGGTCAAGCCGTGCTACCGTGCTCGCTGTGTAAAGCTTTCTTGTCatttcaacagtttagggaaggccctttccagttCCAGCAGCTCTTTCATGTCAGACACGATTTACTTCtgacttccgctgctggtggatccctgattggaGTCGAGGTGAGTAtatcgctgctcacgcctccaacgaccctttttcacccatgcattctgcacaggcgcctctatccaccaatcagggtccttacacagcgtttgaagaccccgcccacatagtccgggcatcccgccctagcagagacgcgcccgctgcaggcactgccgatcatgcctgctagatggtgcccagccgaccggtggagTCGAATCCAGACTTTTTTAACATACAGAAAGATCCCTTTCTGTTTGTGGTTGAGTCCGCATGTGGCagaaattatttggacacccgaccatgagcttgttggacgtcccattttaaaaaccgAAGGACTTTGGAGTGAGTctatgtgtgggaatttgtgcctgttgtgTTAGGAGTTGTAAGGCTGGacgctgatcgatcagtcggtgttccggttcatcccgaagctgttgagtggggctgaggtcggggctctgtgcaggacgctggagcttttctttatagacgtctttatagagctggaacagggaaggaccttccctaaactgttgctgcaaagtcggaagcatctaattttctttatttgattaattaattacaccTGTTTGTAACTGTTGTGTCTGAAACTCATGAGTTCAGTGATTAAAAgtggcgtccagatactttagtCCCTGTAGATTGTGCTGAGATGATAATTAAGGTTTTGTGTATCTTACAGGACAGCGATGCTCTGAAAACGCCGCCGCCCATCACCCAAGATGAACTCCAGCGATCCCGCCGCCGTCCTCTGGGGCATCGTGGGTAATTCCAGCGGCGAGCCCGTCCACTCCAACGCCACCCAAGCTCCGGCGGCGCACAGGAAGCCCAAAGCGTGCGAGCAGCTGACCATCGCCACGGAGGTGTTCCTCATCCTGGGCATCATCAGCCTGCTGGAGAACATCCTGGTGATCTGCGCGGTGGTGAAGAACAAGAACCTGCACTCGCCCATGTACTTCTTCGTGTGCAGCCTGGCGCTGGCGGACATGCTGGTGAGCGTCTCCAACGCCTGGGAGACCATCGTCATCTACCTGCTCAACAACCGGCAGCTGGTGGTGGAGGACCACTTCATCCGGCACATGGACAACGTCTTCGACTCCATGATCTGCATCTCGGTGGTGGCGTCCATGTGCAGCCTGCTGGCCATCGCCGTGGACCGCTACGTCACCACCTTCTACGCGCTGCGCTACCACAACATCATGACGGTGCGGCGCGCGGCGCTGATCATCGCCGGGATCTGGACCTTCTGCACCGGCTGCGGGATCGTTTTCATCGTGTACTCGGACAGCACGCCGGTCATCGTG contains:
- the mc5ra gene encoding LOW QUALITY PROTEIN: melanocortin 5a receptor (The sequence of the model RefSeq protein was modified relative to this genomic sequence to represent the inferred CDS: substituted 1 base at 1 genomic stop codon): MLXKRRRPSPKMNSSDPAAVLWGIVGNSSGEPVHSNATQAPAAHRKPKACEQLTIATEVFLILGIISLLENILVICAVVKNKNLHSPMYFFVCSLALADMLVSVSNAWETIVIYLLNNRQLVVEDHFIRHMDNVFDSMICISVVASMCSLLAIAVDRYVTTFYALRYHNIMTVRRAALIIAGIWTFCTGCGIVFIVYSDSTPVIVCLVSMFFAMLALMASLYAHMFMLARSHAKRIAALPGYNSVHQRTNMKAAVTLTILLGIFIVCWAPFFLHLILMISCPRNLYCTCFMSHFNMYLILIMCNSVVDPLIYAFRSQEMRKTLKELICCYSLRNAICWSN